From one Polyangia bacterium genomic stretch:
- a CDS encoding MFS transporter has translation MCHNEARSTISALPTAPARTAASPGGSAQVRLVDRLIPAFPRVFWFLWAGMLLNRAGGGVLCWLAVYLTRERGLRADLAGLVLSLHAAGGIIAGPTGGALADRLGRRATLLLGTAGAGVAMLALGFARALGAIFLLAPLLGFFTQICGPPLLAAVADLIQPAQRRRAYGFIYWANNLGFAAAAALGGFLAERHFTWLFVVDAMTTLGYGVIVLLRVPETRPPAAAATSPVISPANGWLAPFRDRALMTLVGIQVPVLVAFTQVLAALPLDMRAHSLPANRIGLLLGLNGVVIVLLQPLALRFLQRVPHVSLLAGGAALAGLGLGAVGLARGSWGYALATVIFTAGEIGFSLAMPPLVAQLAPSDQRGAYQGMHQLSWSVASMLAPMLGLTVLAHAGSATLWTGCLCVGVGAGALHATVTRRQINHSLDRREDREAA, from the coding sequence ATGTGCCACAACGAAGCGCGATCGACGATCAGTGCCCTGCCCACCGCGCCCGCCAGGACTGCCGCATCCCCGGGCGGCAGCGCACAGGTCCGCCTGGTTGACCGCCTGATCCCGGCTTTTCCGCGGGTTTTCTGGTTTTTGTGGGCCGGCATGCTGCTGAACCGCGCCGGTGGCGGCGTCCTTTGCTGGCTGGCGGTCTATCTGACCCGCGAACGCGGCCTGCGCGCCGACCTGGCCGGGCTGGTGCTCAGCCTGCATGCCGCCGGCGGCATCATCGCCGGGCCGACCGGCGGCGCGCTGGCCGATCGGCTGGGGCGGCGGGCGACTTTGTTGCTGGGAACGGCGGGCGCCGGCGTGGCCATGCTGGCGCTGGGGTTCGCGCGCGCGCTGGGCGCGATTTTTCTTCTGGCGCCGCTGCTGGGATTCTTCACCCAGATCTGTGGACCGCCGCTGCTGGCGGCGGTGGCCGACTTGATCCAACCGGCGCAACGGCGACGGGCCTATGGTTTCATTTACTGGGCCAACAACCTCGGCTTCGCGGCGGCCGCCGCGCTGGGCGGCTTTCTGGCCGAGCGGCACTTCACCTGGCTATTCGTCGTCGACGCCATGACCACGCTGGGCTACGGCGTGATTGTTCTTCTGCGTGTGCCCGAGACGCGACCACCGGCGGCGGCAGCGACGTCCCCGGTCATCTCACCAGCAAACGGCTGGCTGGCGCCCTTTCGCGATCGCGCGTTGATGACGCTGGTGGGCATCCAGGTGCCGGTGCTGGTGGCGTTCACACAGGTCCTGGCGGCGCTGCCCCTGGACATGCGCGCGCACAGCTTGCCGGCGAATCGCATCGGCCTTTTGCTGGGCCTGAACGGGGTGGTCATCGTGCTGTTGCAGCCGCTGGCCCTGCGCTTTTTGCAGCGGGTGCCGCACGTGTCGCTGCTGGCGGGCGGCGCGGCCCTGGCGGGCCTGGGCCTGGGCGCCGTCGGGCTGGCCCGCGGCTCGTGGGGATACGCGTTGGCCACGGTGATCTTCACGGCGGGCGAGATCGGGTTTTCGCTGGCGATGCCGCCGTTGGTGGCGCAGCTGGCGCCCAGCGATCAGCGTGGCGCGTACCAGGGCATGCATCAACTTTCGTGGAGCGTGGCCAGCATGCTGGCGCCAATGCTGGGGCTGACCGTGCTGGCTCACGCCGGGTCGGCAACCTTATGGACAGGGTGCTTGTGCGTCGGCGTCGGGGCTGGCGCACTGCACGCCACCGTCACCCGGCGCCAGATCAACCACAGTCTCGACAGGCGTGAAGATAGAGAGGCCGCCTAG
- a CDS encoding sigma-70 family RNA polymerase sigma factor, translated as MSLPRPVDSAPDGRTPAVDPVEGDARLVIRAAAGDGQAITVIWSRYHLLVRSVLLSTLGADQEIDDLVQEVFMELLRAVKLVRDGTALPAILSRIAVRRAGMALRRRRVRSVILSLPWIDMPDVPVAPADMDSRLALVALYRLLNKIKPRHRLAFLLFSVQGLDVAEVAGALEISLSAAKRAVSAGRKKVLRMAEREPLLKQFLSAEREGKS; from the coding sequence GTGTCGTTACCACGCCCTGTTGATTCAGCACCTGATGGGCGAACGCCAGCCGTCGACCCGGTCGAGGGCGACGCACGCCTGGTCATCCGCGCCGCGGCGGGCGACGGCCAGGCCATCACTGTCATCTGGTCGCGCTATCACCTGCTGGTCCGATCGGTGCTGCTGTCCACGCTGGGCGCCGACCAGGAGATCGACGACCTGGTGCAAGAGGTGTTCATGGAGCTGCTCCGCGCGGTCAAGCTGGTGCGCGACGGCACGGCGCTGCCGGCCATTCTGTCGCGCATCGCCGTGCGCCGAGCAGGCATGGCCTTGCGGCGGCGGCGGGTGCGGTCGGTGATTCTGTCGTTGCCGTGGATCGACATGCCGGACGTCCCGGTGGCGCCGGCCGACATGGACAGCCGGCTGGCGCTGGTGGCGTTGTATCGCCTGCTGAACAAGATCAAGCCGCGGCATCGGCTGGCGTTCCTGCTTTTCTCCGTGCAGGGATTGGATGTGGCGGAGGTGGCCGGCGCCCTGGAGATCTCGCTGTCGGCGGCCAAGCGGGCGGTCAGCGCCGGACGCAAAAAGGTGCTGCGAATGGCCGAACGGGAGCCGTTGCTGAAGCAATTCCTGTCGGCGGAGCGGGAGGGGAAATCGTGA
- a CDS encoding tetratricopeptide repeat protein, translating into MTSERDPQQQERLNWLVALARGAVDERLRNAGGEGGLANLILGVGQRVVNPAPRRRLFVPLGAGFAVAGLVLVIVGATRLRAPSPALLSYAVENEPAAPTTLMPAAPATTARDGHGATTGARVAEAATSSQYHFSDGTTIAAPSGTAVDVEAVDNKRPRVRINGRPARVRVVHRPDTRWIFEAGPFEVLVTGTAFDLGWNAAPQVLSLDLIEGAVTLRGPRLPEGGVPVLAGQHVEVSLATGSLTVRAAGAAPAQPQTPPPPLDEAPISGATPAPAPSVPAPAASRRAGAVSWRGLVGRGDFDGVVKAARRRSIDDCELRCSAEDLRALGDAARYSNRSALAERAFVALRARFAGTTDGTAAAYLLGRTYESKHNWSGAERLYQQYLSEAPSGQFAVEAASGRARVAARR; encoded by the coding sequence GTGACCAGCGAAAGGGATCCGCAGCAACAAGAACGGTTGAATTGGCTGGTCGCGCTGGCCCGCGGGGCCGTCGACGAACGGCTGCGCAACGCCGGCGGCGAGGGCGGCCTGGCGAATTTGATCCTCGGTGTCGGGCAGCGGGTCGTAAACCCCGCCCCGAGACGGCGACTATTCGTTCCGCTGGGCGCTGGGTTCGCGGTCGCCGGCTTGGTGCTGGTGATCGTCGGCGCCACCCGGCTGCGCGCGCCGTCCCCGGCCCTCCTTTCATATGCGGTGGAAAATGAGCCGGCGGCGCCGACCACGCTGATGCCGGCGGCGCCGGCGACCACGGCGAGGGACGGCCACGGCGCAACGACCGGAGCGCGCGTCGCCGAGGCCGCGACGAGCAGCCAGTATCATTTCTCCGACGGCACCACCATCGCGGCGCCCAGTGGAACCGCAGTGGACGTCGAGGCGGTGGACAACAAACGGCCGCGCGTGCGCATCAACGGCCGGCCGGCGCGGGTGCGGGTGGTGCATCGTCCGGACACGCGCTGGATCTTCGAGGCTGGGCCGTTCGAGGTGCTGGTCACCGGCACCGCTTTCGATCTCGGCTGGAACGCGGCGCCGCAGGTGCTGTCGCTGGATTTGATCGAAGGGGCGGTGACCTTGCGCGGACCGCGTCTGCCCGAGGGTGGCGTTCCTGTGCTGGCCGGCCAGCACGTCGAGGTGTCGCTGGCCACCGGCAGCCTGACCGTGCGCGCCGCCGGCGCCGCGCCCGCCCAACCGCAGACGCCACCGCCGCCGCTCGACGAAGCGCCGATCTCCGGCGCCACACCGGCGCCCGCCCCCAGCGTCCCAGCGCCCGCCGCCAGCCGCCGCGCCGGCGCGGTCAGCTGGCGCGGGTTGGTCGGCCGCGGTGACTTCGACGGCGTGGTGAAGGCGGCGCGCCGGCGCTCGATCGACGATTGCGAGTTGCGCTGCTCGGCAGAGGATCTGCGTGCGCTGGGAGATGCCGCCCGCTATTCAAACCGATCGGCGCTGGCCGAACGGGCCTTCGTCGCCTTGCGGGCGCGTTTCGCCGGAACAACCGACGGCACCGCCGCTGCTTACCTTCTGGGACGAACCTACGAATCCAAACACAACTGGTCCGGTGCCGAGCGGCTGTACCAGCAATACCTGAGCGAAGCGCCCAGCGGACAGTTCGCCGTCGAGGCCGCGTCCGGCCGGGCCCGAGTGGCTGCCCGTCGATAA